The Lysinibacillus timonensis nucleotide sequence GGATTAAAACATGTTACAGGGGAGGCTTCGGATAGGCCATATCCTTCAGAAATGCGTACTTTAAACTTTCCTTCAAAATTATAGAGCACTTGCGCCGGTAATGGGGCACCACCCGAAATCGCTAACCTTAATGTTGAAAAGTCTGCTGCTTGCCCATCCGGAAACTGATATAAAAAGTTATACATTGTTGGAACACCTGCAAAAACAGTTGCTCTTTGTAATTTCGCTATATTAAAAATTTCGCTTGGACTAAACCGTGGAACAATCAAGATTGTTGCTCCGACTAGAAGTGGTGCATTGGCAACAACAGTTAACGCAAAGACATGGAATAATGGCAATGTGGCAATTACACGATCATCCGATGAAAATTCCATAAATTGTGCTACATCTCTTGCATTTGCATATAGGTTGTTATGAGTTAGTTCAGCACCTTTTGGATAACCCGTCGTACCAGAAGTATATAAAATAATGGCCGTTTCCTCATTATCAATCGTTTCAGGTGAACAATAATTCGTACTCGATAGTAATTCTGAAAATGAAACAACATGTTCATTGTTTATTTGGAATTCATTCTTTTCAGTTCTACAAATAATCACCTTTTCTACCTTTGGAAACGATGCATTACCCTTTTCTAATAATGGCCATAGTGTGTCCACTGCAATAACCGCTTTTACATCCCCGTTTTGAAAAATGTACGAAACTTCATCTAATGTATAGACTGGATTTACTGGCACAGCAATAGCACCAATTCTCATACACGCATACAAGGAAATGATAAACTCAGGCGAGTTTCCTAATAAAAATGCTACATGGTCATTTTTTTGAATACCTAATTGCTTTAATGAATACGCTAAAGATCCAACCTGCTGATCAAATTCCGCATATGTTACATCTCTCCCCGCAAAATGATACACTGTTTTTTCAGGCGAACTACTGGCATATTGTCGTACTGTTTCAACTAAATTCAAACTTTCCCCCACCTTTTATTATTAAGCTTGCGCTAATCGCGAACGTGAACTATATAACGCCATCTAATCAAATAGAAATAAATTACCTGCAACATTATTAAAAATGCAAAAGCAAGAACCAATTCTTTTACAATGGAAATGCTGGCCATATTTTTCAATAGATTTTGCAATGTAATAAAGGCAAATAAACTATGGACAAAAGCAACTCCCCACGGCAAGAAGAATTGAGGAACTAAATGAGAATTTACTAATTTCTTTAATTCTTGATCTGTTAAGCCCATTCGTTTTAATACATCAAACTTTTTCTTTTCATGTTCTAAGTTCGTATGTAGCTTAAAATAAATAAAACTACCTGCTGCCAATAAAAAGACCGCAGCAACTAAAAGTCCTACAAGAGTGAATAGAGAATAGGTAGATAAAATATACGAATAATCTAAACCAGCATTCACGAAGTAATATGGAAGATGATATTCGTCCTTCAAATATTCTTTAGAGACCATATATGAAATACTTAGTCCAATTTCAGTTGTTTCAATCCATTGAGGTATATCAAATGTAAACAAATGATAACCCGGTTCTACATCCGGATGGCCTCTATACGGATTTTTTAAAAGTACGAAATCTTCATCACTAATAATGATTGAATTTAAACTAATAATGGAACTAGGAAAAATTAATTTCGGGTAAACTTTATCAATTGTAACTGTTACATTATTTTCTAGTAATACAGTTTCAACCGTCGTGTTAGATAATTGTTTAATAGAATCCTTTGAATATGGAATAAACATCGCTTCCCCAGAATCTAATCGAACCATGGGATAACCATAAGATAAAAGTAGGCGATTTATATCAGACTCTCGAAATACTTCTACTTCAAATTGCGTATACGAAGAAGTTTGTTTTTTTACCTCTAGCTTAGACATATGATAGGATAATCCTTTTTCTTGTAGCTGGTTAATCAAAGAAGTAATATGTCCTTTTTCATATGGATTATCTATATGCCCTTTATAAATAAGCCCGAGTGGATTCATTTTATCGTACTGAGATGTATAAGAAGACAAAGCACCTAATACACCAACACATAAAAATGCTAAAGCAGTTACCATTGTCACGACAAAAAACATTTTGGCATTATTTTTCAAAACAAGCGATTGTTCTGCTACAGAAAGCATTTTATAGTTTTTCCAATAATAATGTTTTCGATTTCTAATCCTATCTATAATCAATTGCGTTGTGTCGGTAAAAAACAAGTATGTTCCAATCGTAATAAGGATAACAATTAAAAACGCAAAACTAATAATGGTCATTCTCGATGTCAGTAAAGCTAAAATGTAACCGGTAACAATCAACACAATACCGATAATTGCTTTATAAATAGAATAGGAATATTGATCTTTCCGTTTACGTCGACCTTTAACTAAATGAACCAATCTATTATCAGGAGTAAAATTCGAGCTAAATATTGAGATTAAAATAAATGCACTTAAATAGACTGTGAATGTTAAAACGAATGGCTCCCAAGATAAATAAAGAGGTAACTCCTCTAACATTAATATTTCCCGAACAATCATAAAGAAAAATCTTGAAAAAATATATCCAAACAAAACACCAATAACTATGGAAACCGTTCCAATGAGTAACGTTTCTAAAAAGATGAGCCGATTTAGTTGCTTCTTCTCCATACCTAAATGAAGTAAAATAGCAATTTCCTTCGAACGTGCCTCCAAAAAAGCTTTCATAGAATAAAAGATGAAAAACCATGAAAACACGACTAAGATGATTTCCGCAATAATCATTCCGACAATTGAAACATTCCCCAAAAATCCATCTTCAATTTCCGGATGAAACATCAACATCGAATATATAAAAAATACAAAAACAGAAAATAAACTCGCTAAAAAGAATGCAGCGTAAATACGGATATTACGAACGACATTATTGTAAGCGAATTGATGAAAGGTCACCTACATTTCCCCCTCCTAATAAGCTAAGTACATTGAGTATTCGTTGGAAAAAGGTTTGTCGTCTATCGTCCCGATAAATTTCATTAAAGAATTCTCCATCTTTTATAAAGAGAACACGGTCGCAGTAACTTGCAGCAATGGGATCATGTGTTACCATCATAATCGTTGCATTTCTTTCTTTATTAATAGAGCTTAATAATTGCAGTACTTCTCGTGAATTATTGGAATCCAAATTCCCTGTTGGCTCATCTGCCAAAATCACAGTAGGTTGGTGAATTAAAGCTCTTG carries:
- a CDS encoding long-chain-fatty-acid--CoA ligase; translated protein: MNLVETVRQYASSSPEKTVYHFAGRDVTYAEFDQQVGSLAYSLKQLGIQKNDHVAFLLGNSPEFIISLYACMRIGAIAVPVNPVYTLDEVSYIFQNGDVKAVIAVDTLWPLLEKGNASFPKVEKVIICRTEKNEFQINNEHVVSFSELLSSTNYCSPETIDNEETAIILYTSGTTGYPKGAELTHNNLYANARDVAQFMEFSSDDRVIATLPLFHVFALTVVANAPLLVGATILIVPRFSPSEIFNIAKLQRATVFAGVPTMYNFLYQFPDGQAADFSTLRLAISGGAPLPAQVLYNFEGKFKVRISEGYGLSEASPVTCFNPLDRERKVGSIGTSINNVENKIVDDNGNELPVNEVGELIVRGPNVMKGYYKLPKETAEALRDGWLYTGDLAKKDEDGYFYIVDRKKDMIIVGGFKVYQREVEEVLFSHPKVVEAAVVGLPDENFGEAVHAFVVLNDEHVGQLDLFKYCSEHLAKYKIPTAITFLPELPKSSTGKVLRRTLKEDTVLNT
- a CDS encoding FtsX-like permease family protein, with protein sequence MTFHQFAYNNVVRNIRIYAAFFLASLFSVFVFFIYSMLMFHPEIEDGFLGNVSIVGMIIAEIILVVFSWFFIFYSMKAFLEARSKEIAILLHLGMEKKQLNRLIFLETLLIGTVSIVIGVLFGYIFSRFFFMIVREILMLEELPLYLSWEPFVLTFTVYLSAFILISIFSSNFTPDNRLVHLVKGRRKRKDQYSYSIYKAIIGIVLIVTGYILALLTSRMTIISFAFLIVILITIGTYLFFTDTTQLIIDRIRNRKHYYWKNYKMLSVAEQSLVLKNNAKMFFVVTMVTALAFLCVGVLGALSSYTSQYDKMNPLGLIYKGHIDNPYEKGHITSLINQLQEKGLSYHMSKLEVKKQTSSYTQFEVEVFRESDINRLLLSYGYPMVRLDSGEAMFIPYSKDSIKQLSNTTVETVLLENNVTVTIDKVYPKLIFPSSIISLNSIIISDEDFVLLKNPYRGHPDVEPGYHLFTFDIPQWIETTEIGLSISYMVSKEYLKDEYHLPYYFVNAGLDYSYILSTYSLFTLVGLLVAAVFLLAAGSFIYFKLHTNLEHEKKKFDVLKRMGLTDQELKKLVNSHLVPQFFLPWGVAFVHSLFAFITLQNLLKNMASISIVKELVLAFAFLIMLQVIYFYLIRWRYIVHVRD